In Chryseobacterium gleum, a single genomic region encodes these proteins:
- a CDS encoding AAA family ATPase has protein sequence MSDKFDLIFPNANAFYSYYNENEDELVKLYDLSLINIFTGANNSGKSRLIRTFLDSNTIYYEHKSLLKEYLTEFNELINSKKFGGVNSNNNVLFNSFQNDRDEVVFKILNYSDLQMDMLSGVDFNLNVFRLLTENFHRLSLNYFGSNGFIQLQGEDKERISFLLMQIKKMLQQDFFEEKKKIFIPTLRTAHSIFQKKTDKSFSKISTDILKETIVKSYNLNDEKVEIFTGMDLYYQIVNVRNDIKDKREGFEKFEEFLSQNFFHGKRVEIVAKFNIYDKHNGKDDSEIINVFIDEESKDLHELGDGIQALFILMYKIYTCDNKSVIFIDEPEINLHPGMQRLFLEQITNNKFLKEKEIIYFISTHSNHFLDLTIEKDDISIFLFNKVNKDKFIVKNVNHGDNSALQYLGVTNSSVFLANCSIWVKGISDRNYLKAFLKAYCKANSNKIYPKEDIEFAFIEYAGSNIDHYNFDEIELKEKINAFSINNKIFLISDYDGPYKNEKHAIYEEIEKENNNFKYQTTKDYREIENLLPFSVWDKILINFCDKRKVKREEDFERVQAEISISLKKKKIEAYKTTYIGKLLKDIKTNVPELNKIWDKAEGTLMNKSEVSFKVLELTEQGKITWEDFKTNPKIVSIIQNLYDFIQKSNYR, from the coding sequence ATGAGTGATAAATTTGATTTAATTTTTCCAAATGCTAATGCTTTTTATTCATATTATAATGAAAATGAAGACGAACTAGTAAAGTTATATGATCTTTCTTTAATTAATATATTTACTGGCGCTAATAACAGTGGTAAAAGTAGACTTATAAGAACTTTTCTAGATTCTAATACTATTTATTATGAACATAAATCTTTATTAAAAGAATATCTTACAGAATTTAATGAATTAATTAATAGTAAAAAATTTGGTGGGGTTAATAGCAATAACAATGTACTTTTTAATTCATTTCAAAATGATCGAGATGAAGTAGTGTTTAAAATTTTGAATTACTCTGATTTACAGATGGATATGTTGAGTGGGGTTGATTTTAATTTAAATGTTTTTAGGCTTTTAACAGAAAACTTTCATAGACTTTCTCTTAATTATTTTGGAAGTAATGGCTTTATCCAATTGCAAGGAGAGGATAAAGAAAGGATTAGTTTTTTGTTAATGCAAATAAAAAAAATGCTGCAACAAGATTTTTTTGAAGAAAAGAAAAAAATATTTATTCCAACTCTTAGAACAGCTCACTCTATTTTTCAAAAAAAAACGGATAAAAGCTTTTCAAAAATCTCAACGGATATTTTAAAAGAAACAATTGTAAAAAGTTATAATTTAAATGATGAAAAAGTAGAAATTTTTACTGGAATGGATTTGTATTATCAAATTGTAAATGTAAGAAATGATATAAAAGATAAAAGAGAAGGATTTGAAAAATTTGAAGAATTTTTATCTCAAAATTTTTTCCATGGTAAGCGTGTTGAAATTGTTGCAAAATTTAATATTTATGATAAACACAATGGCAAAGATGATTCTGAAATAATAAATGTTTTCATTGATGAGGAAAGTAAAGATTTACACGAACTAGGTGATGGTATTCAAGCCTTATTTATTTTAATGTACAAGATTTATACTTGCGATAATAAAAGTGTTATTTTTATTGATGAACCTGAGATTAACTTGCATCCTGGAATGCAACGGTTATTTTTAGAACAGATAACGAATAATAAATTTCTAAAAGAAAAGGAGATAATTTATTTCATCTCTACACATTCAAACCATTTCTTAGATTTAACAATTGAAAAAGATGATATTTCTATTTTTTTATTTAATAAAGTAAATAAAGATAAATTTATTGTCAAGAATGTTAACCATGGAGATAATTCAGCACTTCAATATCTTGGAGTAACTAATTCTTCTGTATTTCTAGCTAATTGTTCTATATGGGTTAAGGGAATTTCTGATAGAAACTATTTGAAAGCATTTTTAAAAGCATATTGTAAAGCTAATTCAAATAAAATATATCCTAAGGAAGATATTGAGTTTGCATTCATTGAATATGCTGGCAGTAATATTGATCATTATAATTTTGATGAAATCGAATTAAAAGAAAAAATAAATGCTTTTTCAATTAATAATAAAATATTCTTAATTTCTGATTATGACGGACCATATAAAAATGAAAAGCATGCTATTTATGAAGAAATAGAAAAAGAAAATAATAATTTTAAATATCAGACAACTAAGGATTATAGAGAAATAGAGAACTTATTACCATTTAGCGTTTGGGATAAAATTTTAATTAACTTTTGTGATAAGAGAAAAGTGAAAAGAGAAGAAGATTTTGAGAGAGTACAGGCAGAAATTTCAATATCTCTAAAAAAGAAAAAAATAGAAGCTTATAAAACAACCTATATTGGAAAATTATTAAAAGATATTAAAACTAATGTTCCTGAATTGAATAAAATTTGGGATAAAGCAGAAGGGACTTTAATGAACAAATCTGAAGTAAGTTTTAAAGTTTTAGAATTAACCGAACAAGGGAAAATTACTTGGGAAGATTTTAAAACAAACCCTAAAATAGTTTCCATAATACAGAATCTATATGATTTTATTCAAAAATCTAATTATAGGTAA
- a CDS encoding ferritin, with product MNTKRLSDNMEKALSDQMNKEIHASHVFLSYGIWADDKGYQGIANFLYRHAQEERNHSIKFMEYILNRGGKPKVEAIPAPPADPENLTACFDGVFKHEVDNTTAIYRIVDLSMEEKDWATWNFMQWFVQEQIEEETLAQNLIDKLKIAGGDRATDESLFTLDKTLQEAPNEVPLAQEATGDNP from the coding sequence ATGAATACCAAAAGACTTTCCGACAACATGGAAAAGGCATTAAGCGATCAGATGAACAAGGAAATTCACGCGTCACACGTTTTTTTATCCTATGGAATTTGGGCTGATGATAAAGGATATCAGGGAATTGCCAATTTCCTTTACCGCCATGCTCAGGAAGAAAGAAATCATTCAATCAAATTCATGGAATATATTTTAAACAGAGGAGGAAAACCAAAAGTAGAAGCTATCCCGGCTCCTCCCGCAGATCCTGAAAATCTTACTGCTTGTTTTGACGGGGTTTTTAAGCATGAAGTAGACAATACAACCGCTATTTACAGAATTGTAGACCTTTCCATGGAAGAAAAGGACTGGGCAACATGGAATTTTATGCAATGGTTTGTACAGGAACAGATTGAAGAAGAAACATTAGCTCAGAATTTAATTGATAAATTGAAAATTGCTGGCGGTGACAGAGCTACTGATGAATCTTTATTTACTTTAGATAAAACTTTACAGGAAGCACCCAATGAAGTTCCGCTGGCTCAGGAAGCTACCGGAGACAATCCTTAA
- a CDS encoding glycoside hydrolase family 10 protein, with translation MKISNLKVVYLLGVLASFSTACSVQNNVVKTPSTKNPTKPANNTNPPKVNPAATNPATGTAASTEDNFRTNLPEIKREFRGAWIASVANINWPSRNDLTVEQQKAEAISMLDMLKDNNFNAAIFQIRPSADALYTSNIEPWSYFLTGETGTAPSPNYDPLQFWIEEAHKRGLELHVWLNPYRAHHTNGGAVNKLSMVNKLSDIVVRLKNGMYWFDPANPKTQGHVSNIVKDIVKRYDIDAIHFDDYFYPYATYNKGADFPDNASWNAYVSSGGTLSRADWRRDNVNKFVERIYKEIHAEKNNVRFGISPFGIWKPGYPAGIVGSSQYDELYADAKLWLNKGWVDYFSPQLYWPIDSKGQSFEALLSWWQSENTMNRHLWPGLNTVEIKVSDRPTEIKNQIDISRNILKNDAGEIHWSIAGLTRNPNMLPALKSGPYNEKALVPKSPWIKAAPLQTPTLFIADNGSFVQTSWSTKNAADVFLWVLFTQYNGVWQTEIVTLDTLSKDIPKSKDGKKLNAVAIKAVDRLGNESDYTARRIK, from the coding sequence ATGAAAATCAGTAATTTAAAAGTAGTTTATCTGCTGGGTGTTTTGGCATCTTTCAGTACTGCATGTTCCGTTCAGAACAATGTTGTAAAAACACCTTCCACGAAGAATCCGACAAAACCCGCCAACAATACCAATCCGCCAAAAGTAAATCCTGCAGCTACAAATCCTGCAACAGGAACTGCTGCATCAACCGAAGATAATTTCAGAACCAATCTTCCGGAAATTAAAAGAGAATTCCGTGGTGCATGGATTGCGAGTGTGGCCAATATCAACTGGCCTTCAAGAAATGACCTTACAGTAGAGCAGCAGAAAGCAGAGGCAATCAGTATGCTTGATATGTTGAAAGATAACAACTTCAATGCAGCTATCTTTCAGATCAGACCTTCTGCAGATGCCCTTTATACAAGCAATATCGAGCCATGGTCATATTTCCTGACCGGAGAAACGGGAACTGCACCTTCTCCCAACTATGATCCGCTTCAGTTCTGGATAGAAGAAGCCCATAAAAGAGGTCTTGAACTGCATGTATGGTTAAATCCATACCGTGCACACCATACCAATGGTGGTGCCGTCAATAAACTGTCTATGGTCAATAAATTGTCCGATATTGTTGTCAGATTAAAGAACGGAATGTACTGGTTTGATCCTGCTAATCCGAAAACCCAGGGACATGTATCAAATATTGTAAAGGATATCGTAAAAAGATATGACATTGATGCCATTCATTTTGACGATTATTTCTATCCATATGCAACTTATAACAAAGGCGCAGATTTTCCTGATAATGCAAGCTGGAATGCTTATGTAAGCAGCGGAGGTACTTTATCCAGAGCAGATTGGAGAAGAGACAATGTAAATAAATTTGTGGAACGTATTTACAAAGAAATTCACGCAGAAAAAAATAATGTAAGATTCGGGATCAGTCCGTTTGGAATATGGAAACCTGGATATCCTGCAGGAATTGTAGGCTCTTCACAATATGACGAGCTGTATGCAGATGCTAAATTGTGGTTAAATAAAGGATGGGTAGATTATTTCTCACCACAGCTGTATTGGCCTATTGATTCCAAAGGACAGAGTTTTGAGGCCCTGTTGAGTTGGTGGCAGTCTGAAAATACCATGAACCGTCACTTATGGCCGGGACTGAATACTGTTGAGATCAAGGTTTCAGACCGTCCAACGGAAATTAAAAACCAAATTGACATTTCAAGAAATATCCTGAAAAATGATGCCGGGGAAATTCACTGGAGTATTGCAGGACTTACCAGAAATCCAAATATGCTTCCTGCTTTGAAAAGCGGTCCATATAACGAAAAAGCATTGGTGCCGAAATCTCCATGGATAAAAGCTGCCCCGTTGCAGACTCCTACATTGTTTATTGCTGATAACGGAAGCTTTGTGCAGACAAGCTGGAGTACAAAAAATGCTGCTGATGTATTCCTGTGGGTACTTTTTACTCAGTACAACGGAGTATGGCAAACAGAAATAGTAACGCTGGATACCCTTTCAAAAGATATTCCTAAGTCTAAAGACGGTAAAAAACTGAATGCAGTAGCCATTAAAGCCGTCGACAGATTAGGAAATGAAAGTGATTATACAGCAAGAAGAATTAAATAG
- a CDS encoding MFS transporter, giving the protein MDTIRITPQNKIFTIIIASSAGTLIEWYDMFLAILLAGTLSVNLFPAGESHFLETLAVVVSSFMFRPIGSLIFGNIGDRIGRKSSFLLSLVLMGVSTFLIGCIPHFSTIGWAAPILLLICRLMQGLAISGEYAGAVIYVAEHAPAHKRGFYTGFIQATVPVGLLVCLGIIFIVKSIMSESDFTAYGWRIPFLLSSVLVLLSFFARKKLHESPVFEELKKAGKTSKAPIKEAFTTKGNIRTMLKAIFGGNAAQSSVMQTSLFVTLFFMQRAVKLEENTVLLITGVVTLLSTYFYQYFGALSDKIGRKKVLIGGLISSLIMIPLSFYLFMEIGNPDELTEVHAISNSAVLQIMGVSFLLSVAGAATYGPLGAFMLEIFPTKIRYTSMGFSQNMGNGCIGGATTFITELIKTSFMVSAALSPFIGLIYPVFLVVVAIIVNVLFIPETYKTNLTES; this is encoded by the coding sequence ATGGATACAATAAGAATTACCCCTCAAAATAAAATATTTACTATCATTATAGCATCATCCGCAGGAACTCTGATTGAGTGGTATGACATGTTTCTTGCCATACTCCTTGCAGGTACACTGTCAGTAAACCTATTTCCAGCCGGAGAATCTCATTTTCTGGAAACATTGGCCGTTGTGGTTTCATCATTTATGTTCAGGCCTATTGGTTCTCTTATCTTCGGCAATATTGGAGATAGAATAGGGAGAAAATCTTCCTTTCTTCTGTCTCTGGTTCTAATGGGTGTTTCCACATTTTTAATAGGCTGTATTCCTCATTTTTCCACTATAGGTTGGGCGGCTCCCATTCTTTTGCTGATTTGCAGGCTGATGCAGGGGCTTGCTATCAGTGGTGAATATGCAGGTGCGGTAATATATGTAGCAGAGCATGCCCCTGCTCATAAGAGGGGATTTTATACTGGATTTATACAGGCTACGGTTCCGGTTGGTCTTTTGGTTTGTCTTGGCATTATTTTTATTGTAAAAAGTATAATGTCCGAATCAGATTTTACTGCTTATGGGTGGAGAATTCCCTTTCTTTTAAGTTCTGTTTTGGTACTGCTTAGCTTTTTTGCAAGAAAAAAACTTCATGAAAGTCCGGTTTTTGAAGAGCTTAAAAAAGCCGGGAAAACGAGCAAAGCCCCGATAAAAGAAGCTTTTACTACAAAAGGTAATATCAGAACAATGTTAAAAGCTATATTCGGGGGTAATGCCGCGCAAAGTTCAGTAATGCAGACCAGTCTTTTTGTAACCTTGTTTTTTATGCAGCGTGCTGTAAAACTGGAAGAAAATACAGTTTTATTGATCACCGGTGTTGTTACACTTTTGAGTACCTATTTTTATCAGTATTTTGGTGCTTTAAGTGATAAGATAGGTCGCAAAAAAGTTCTGATTGGAGGGTTGATTTCTAGTCTGATTATGATTCCGCTTTCTTTTTACCTTTTCATGGAAATTGGAAATCCGGATGAACTTACCGAGGTACATGCTATTAGTAATAGTGCAGTTTTACAGATAATGGGAGTCAGTTTTCTGCTTTCCGTTGCAGGAGCTGCTACCTATGGGCCGCTGGGTGCTTTTATGCTTGAAATTTTTCCCACAAAAATAAGATATACAAGTATGGGATTCTCCCAGAATATGGGAAACGGTTGCATAGGAGGAGCTACCACCTTTATAACCGAGCTTATAAAAACATCCTTTATGGTAAGTGCCGCATTGTCTCCTTTTATTGGTTTAATTTATCCTGTCTTTCTGGTTGTGGTTGCCATTATCGTTAATGTGTTGTTTATTCCTGAAACGTACAAGACAAATCTTACAGAATCATGA
- a CDS encoding DcaP family trimeric outer membrane transporter translates to MRKILSLSYLLWFLSVCPLSAQNETKTDTLSSAQTTTLSKSRHEKLVDLDFYGFIRNDAFYDTRQNIGAGENLVPLYPKDKLTDIYGKDINNAPKFHMLSVLSRVGINAKGPEVLGSKTAAILEAEFFGSTEAGINELRLRHAYVTFDWDKTQLGIGQYLHPMVVLDCLPNVVNYGTGAPIFALNRNPQIRLTQKIGSKFKVIAAVNAQRDFTPNTSPYRDSGLPSSHLQLQYKSEKLVAGMAGQYEVLKPQLSSGTPPVANDNRLESFTTMAYAKVITKPLTISASVMLSQNSASMVMLGGFVGYSAPKEPDIFHTMNTRSAWIDFQQTTDKKFLFGLFGGIVKNRGTRETVEGRTANAYGVTASWGAISATSGGRSVDHLWRVVPRVDWSLSKAIKLRFEVENTVAVWGDAQSSGRGIGNEYTAINNRFHLATFFMF, encoded by the coding sequence ATGAGAAAAATTCTATCCTTATCTTATTTATTATGGTTCTTATCAGTATGTCCATTGTCAGCACAGAATGAAACTAAAACTGATACATTATCCTCAGCTCAAACAACAACTCTTTCCAAAAGTAGACATGAAAAGCTGGTCGACTTAGACTTTTATGGATTTATCAGGAACGATGCTTTTTATGATACAAGGCAAAACATTGGTGCCGGTGAAAATCTGGTTCCGCTTTATCCAAAAGACAAGTTAACCGATATATATGGAAAAGATATTAACAATGCACCGAAATTTCATATGCTTTCAGTGCTTTCAAGAGTCGGGATTAATGCAAAAGGACCAGAAGTTTTAGGCTCAAAGACGGCAGCCATTTTGGAAGCCGAATTCTTTGGTTCAACAGAAGCAGGGATCAATGAACTGAGATTACGGCATGCCTATGTTACCTTTGATTGGGATAAAACACAATTGGGAATTGGGCAGTACTTGCATCCGATGGTTGTTTTAGATTGTTTGCCTAATGTGGTAAACTATGGTACAGGTGCCCCCATATTTGCTCTGAATAGAAATCCTCAGATAAGACTTACCCAAAAAATAGGATCTAAATTTAAAGTAATTGCCGCTGTTAATGCGCAACGTGATTTTACCCCCAATACTTCTCCGTACAGAGACAGCGGCTTGCCATCTTCACATCTCCAGCTTCAATATAAATCAGAAAAACTGGTTGCCGGAATGGCAGGACAGTATGAGGTTTTGAAACCCCAACTTTCTTCCGGTACACCTCCGGTAGCTAATGATAACCGTTTGGAAAGTTTTACTACAATGGCATATGCAAAGGTCATTACAAAGCCATTAACGATCAGTGCTTCAGTTATGTTGTCCCAGAATTCAGCTTCCATGGTAATGCTCGGCGGGTTTGTAGGGTATTCTGCCCCTAAAGAACCGGATATTTTTCATACAATGAATACCAGAAGTGCATGGATTGATTTTCAGCAGACTACGGATAAGAAATTCTTATTTGGGCTTTTTGGAGGAATCGTGAAAAATAGGGGAACCCGGGAAACCGTAGAGGGAAGAACTGCGAATGCTTATGGCGTTACGGCCTCCTGGGGGGCAATATCCGCAACATCTGGGGGCAGGAGTGTAGATCATCTATGGCGCGTGGTCCCGCGTGTAGACTGGTCACTCAGTAAAGCCATCAAGCTCAGATTTGAAGTAGAAAATACAGTAGCTGTTTGGGGAGATGCCCAAAGCAGTGGACGGGGAATTGGAAATGAGTACACAGCAATAAATAACCGTTTTCATCTTGCTACTTTCTTTATGTTTTAG
- the typA gene encoding translational GTPase TypA yields MQNIRNIAIIAHVDHGKTTLVDKIIHATNIFRENQESGELIMDNNDLERERGITILSKNISVTYKDTKINVIDTPGHADFGGEVERVLKMADGVILLVDAFEGPMPQTRFVLQKALELGLRPLVVINKVDKPNCRPDEVHDQVFDLFFNLEATEEQLDFPTFYGSSKQGWFNTSLEQTEDILPLLDGILQYVPAPTVTEGNLQMQITSLDYSSFLGRIAIGKVTRGEIKESQWIGLAQADGKIVKGKVKELYVFEGLGKKKVTEVQAGDICAVVGFDAFQIGDSFVDLENPEPLERTAIDEPTLNMTFSINNSPFFGKDGKYVTSNHLKERLTKELEKNLALRVQQTDDANTFLVFGRGILHLSVLIETMRREGYEMTIGQPQVILREIDGVSCEPYESLVVDVPEEFASRVIDLATQRKGDLHIMETKGEMQHMEFEIPSRGLIGLRSQMLTATAGEAIMAHRFTEYKPFKGAIPGRNNGVLISKTTGPATEYSINKLQDRGKFFVDPGEEIYTGMIVGEQNKPGDLVVNIVEAKQLNNMRAAGKDKDTGVAPKILFSLEECMEYIQADEAIEVTPNFIRMRKKILSEEERKRVERSAKA; encoded by the coding sequence ATGCAAAACATTAGAAATATTGCGATTATCGCACACGTTGACCACGGAAAAACGACTTTGGTTGACAAGATCATTCACGCTACCAACATTTTCAGAGAAAATCAGGAGAGTGGGGAGTTAATTATGGATAATAACGATCTTGAAAGAGAAAGAGGGATCACGATTTTATCCAAGAATATTTCTGTTACTTATAAAGACACAAAAATTAACGTAATTGATACTCCTGGTCACGCCGATTTCGGAGGAGAAGTAGAAAGAGTATTAAAAATGGCTGATGGGGTTATTTTGTTGGTGGATGCGTTCGAAGGACCAATGCCACAAACAAGATTCGTACTTCAGAAAGCTTTGGAATTAGGATTAAGACCATTAGTAGTTATCAATAAAGTAGATAAACCAAACTGCCGTCCGGACGAAGTTCACGATCAGGTATTTGATTTATTCTTCAACCTTGAGGCTACTGAAGAACAGTTGGATTTCCCAACATTCTACGGTTCTTCTAAGCAGGGTTGGTTCAACACTTCATTAGAACAAACTGAAGATATTTTACCATTACTTGACGGAATTTTACAATATGTTCCTGCTCCTACTGTAACTGAAGGGAACCTTCAGATGCAGATCACTTCCCTTGATTACTCTTCTTTCTTAGGAAGAATTGCAATCGGAAAAGTGACAAGAGGAGAGATTAAGGAATCTCAATGGATCGGTCTTGCTCAGGCAGACGGTAAAATTGTTAAAGGAAAAGTAAAAGAGCTTTACGTTTTTGAAGGATTAGGAAAGAAAAAAGTAACAGAAGTACAGGCAGGTGATATCTGTGCTGTAGTAGGTTTTGATGCTTTCCAGATCGGAGATTCTTTCGTAGATCTTGAAAATCCTGAGCCATTGGAAAGAACTGCAATTGATGAGCCTACATTGAACATGACGTTCTCTATCAACAATTCACCTTTCTTTGGTAAAGATGGTAAATACGTTACTTCAAACCACCTTAAAGAAAGATTAACTAAGGAATTAGAGAAAAACCTTGCATTAAGAGTTCAGCAGACTGATGATGCAAATACTTTCCTTGTATTTGGTAGAGGTATTCTTCACTTATCAGTTTTGATCGAAACCATGAGAAGAGAAGGTTACGAAATGACAATTGGCCAGCCACAGGTTATCCTGAGAGAAATTGACGGAGTAAGCTGTGAGCCTTATGAATCTTTAGTAGTAGACGTTCCTGAAGAATTTGCTTCAAGAGTTATCGATTTGGCTACACAAAGAAAAGGTGATCTTCACATCATGGAAACTAAAGGAGAAATGCAGCATATGGAGTTCGAAATTCCTTCAAGAGGATTGATCGGATTACGTTCTCAGATGTTGACAGCTACTGCCGGTGAAGCTATTATGGCACACCGTTTCACAGAATACAAGCCTTTCAAAGGAGCTATTCCGGGAAGAAACAATGGTGTATTGATCAGCAAAACTACAGGTCCGGCTACAGAATACTCAATCAACAAACTACAGGATAGAGGTAAATTCTTCGTTGATCCGGGTGAGGAAATCTACACAGGAATGATCGTTGGAGAACAGAACAAGCCTGGAGATTTGGTAGTAAATATCGTAGAAGCAAAACAGCTGAACAACATGCGTGCTGCCGGAAAAGATAAGGATACAGGAGTTGCTCCGAAAATCTTATTCTCACTGGAAGAATGTATGGAATACATCCAGGCTGATGAAGCTATTGAGGTTACTCCGAATTTCATCAGAATGAGAAAGAAAATCCTTTCTGAAGAAGAAAGAAAAAGAGTAGAAAGATCTGCAAAAGCATAA
- a CDS encoding DUF1294 domain-containing protein: MIPFLFVINLIAFGTFGFDKWQAKKHQWRISENTLLGISLLGGILGAASGMILFNHKVSKKSFLVKFILVVLIDLVLFYRLMRH; encoded by the coding sequence ATGATTCCTTTTCTTTTTGTCATCAATCTGATTGCATTTGGAACTTTTGGCTTTGATAAGTGGCAGGCTAAAAAACATCAATGGAGAATTTCAGAAAATACTCTTTTAGGAATTTCGCTTTTGGGTGGAATTCTGGGAGCGGCTTCCGGAATGATTCTTTTCAATCATAAAGTTTCCAAAAAATCATTTCTGGTGAAATTTATATTGGTGGTTTTAATTGATCTGGTTTTGTTTTACCGATTGATGAGACATTGA